One part of the Bacteroidia bacterium genome encodes these proteins:
- a CDS encoding ABC transporter ATP-binding protein, with product MKHPLHIENLSIGYGSKFIAKELNLHVEKGELLCLIGPNGAGKSTLLKSIASLQKKLGGSVLLNGEEVEKMSTRELARKISLVLTERVDSNLNVYSLVSMGRYPYTGWTGKMKEEDKAFIQRAIVQTGLTELADRPLYQLSDGERQKAMIAKALAQDTPLILLDEPTAHLDIPNRMELLSLLRRLTREEGKTILLSIHDLEAALQIADRIWLMDGKAKIEAGIPEDLILQGKVQKIFATKDLEFDMEVGSFRLLQSTRSKVFIEGEGVGKIWTTRAFLRLGYELTENADDALFKISLESKNQQYLWRLIRHQNEQEFTSLPALLGYLEKS from the coding sequence TTGAAGCATCCCCTCCACATAGAAAACCTGAGTATCGGCTATGGAAGTAAGTTCATAGCCAAAGAACTCAATTTGCATGTGGAAAAAGGAGAACTGCTCTGTCTTATCGGTCCAAATGGAGCTGGAAAATCGACCTTGCTCAAAAGCATAGCTTCCCTACAGAAAAAATTGGGAGGAAGTGTGCTTCTGAATGGGGAAGAGGTGGAGAAAATGTCTACAAGGGAATTGGCTCGAAAAATCAGCCTGGTCCTGACAGAGCGGGTAGATAGCAACCTCAATGTGTATAGTTTGGTAAGTATGGGGCGTTATCCCTATACAGGCTGGACAGGAAAAATGAAGGAAGAAGATAAGGCCTTTATCCAAAGAGCTATTGTGCAAACCGGATTGACAGAATTGGCTGATCGACCTTTATACCAATTGAGTGATGGAGAAAGACAGAAAGCAATGATCGCGAAAGCTTTGGCTCAGGATACGCCTTTGATTTTACTGGACGAACCTACTGCTCATCTCGATATTCCCAATCGGATGGAGCTACTTTCTCTCCTTCGAAGATTGACCCGGGAGGAAGGCAAAACCATTCTGCTTTCGATCCATGATTTGGAAGCGGCCCTGCAGATTGCGGATCGGATATGGCTGATGGATGGCAAAGCTAAGATTGAAGCAGGAATTCCAGAAGATCTTATTTTGCAGGGGAAAGTTCAGAAGATTTTTGCCACTAAAGACCTTGAATTTGACATGGAAGTAGGGAGCTTTCGCTTACTTCAATCTACTCGTTCCAAAGTTTTTATAGAGGGTGAAGGGGTAGGAAAAATCTGGACAACTCGGGCTTTTTTACGCCTGGGCTATGAGCTGACAGAAAATGCGGATGATGCCCTCTTCAAAATTTCCCTTGAGTCGAAAAACCAGCAATACCTGTGGAGATTAATTCGGCACCAAAATGAGCAGGAATTTACTTCCCTTCCTGCCTTGTTAGGATATCTCGAAAAATCCTGA
- a CDS encoding iron ABC transporter permease gives MSKTDANTWPGLGPKWGLILALFLLLFVFFILDLLLGSVPISFGDVWASLWGAESAPKVERNIIQKIRLPKALTAILVGAGLSVGGLQMQTLFRNPLAGPSVLGISSGASLGVALLMFVLGGSGAIWGFANLEISGSSLLVLAASLGAALIFFLILLLSYRIRDNVVLLILGIMMGFITSSLVSIWQYFSDPGLIQDYLIWTFGSLGGVRNEQLMLLSICVGIGILIAFLLSKALNMLLLGENYARGLGLHIQQTRIWIILSTSLLTGSIVGFCGPIGFVGIAVPHLTRSLFNTSDHRILIPTSCLIGAIIMLGCDLIAQLPGYSIALPINAVTALIGAPVVIAVILKRRNLQRSF, from the coding sequence ATGAGTAAAACAGATGCTAATACCTGGCCGGGATTGGGTCCAAAATGGGGCCTGATCCTGGCTTTATTTCTTTTACTCTTTGTCTTTTTCATCCTTGATCTCCTACTAGGCTCTGTCCCAATATCCTTCGGAGATGTTTGGGCCTCTTTATGGGGAGCTGAATCTGCCCCCAAGGTCGAGCGCAACATTATCCAGAAAATCAGATTACCCAAAGCCTTGACCGCCATTTTGGTAGGCGCGGGTCTGTCTGTAGGAGGATTACAGATGCAAACACTCTTTCGAAATCCCCTGGCGGGACCTTCGGTATTAGGAATTAGTTCCGGGGCGAGTTTGGGCGTAGCCTTGCTGATGTTTGTGTTGGGGGGAAGTGGAGCCATCTGGGGATTCGCAAACCTGGAGATCAGTGGGAGCAGCTTATTAGTATTGGCAGCAAGTCTGGGAGCTGCTTTAATCTTTTTCCTCATCTTACTCCTCTCATATCGGATAAGAGATAATGTAGTTCTACTCATTCTGGGGATCATGATGGGTTTCATTACCAGTTCACTGGTCAGCATCTGGCAATATTTTTCTGATCCAGGCCTGATTCAGGATTATCTGATCTGGACCTTTGGGAGTTTAGGGGGAGTGAGAAATGAACAACTGATGCTTCTGAGTATTTGTGTGGGAATAGGTATCCTCATTGCCTTTCTACTGTCCAAGGCCCTGAATATGTTACTACTTGGTGAAAACTATGCGAGGGGACTAGGTTTGCATATTCAACAAACCCGCATCTGGATCATTCTGAGTACAAGTTTGCTTACAGGTTCGATAGTAGGTTTTTGTGGCCCGATTGGATTTGTGGGAATTGCGGTTCCTCACCTGACCCGCTCTTTATTCAATACTTCTGATCACCGCATATTGATTCCGACCTCTTGCCTCATTGGAGCCATCATCATGCTTGGCTGCGACCTCATTGCCCAATTACCGGGTTATAGTATTGCTTTGCCCATCAATGCCGTAACGGCCCTGATTGGAGCCCCGGTGGTTATCGCTGTTATTTTAAAACGAAGAAACCTCCAACGATCATTTTGA
- the msrA gene encoding peptide-methionine (S)-S-oxide reductase MsrA has translation MSNLATATLGAGCFWCIEAVFQNLKGVESVVSGYMGGKVKNPTYKEVCSGLTGHAEVAQIKYDPEQLTFKELLEVFWKTHDPTTLNRQGNDVGTQYRSAVFYHNDEQKELAEHYKKELDASGYYPDPIVTEISPAVEFYVAEDYHQNYFNDNSSQPYCNFVVRPKVEKFKQVFADKLK, from the coding sequence ATGAGTAATCTAGCAACGGCCACTTTAGGTGCCGGATGTTTTTGGTGTATTGAAGCTGTTTTCCAAAATCTTAAAGGAGTAGAGTCAGTTGTTTCCGGTTACATGGGAGGCAAGGTCAAGAATCCTACCTATAAGGAGGTTTGTAGTGGCCTGACCGGACATGCGGAAGTTGCCCAGATCAAATACGATCCTGAGCAGCTGACTTTCAAAGAATTGTTGGAAGTATTCTGGAAAACACATGATCCCACAACCCTTAACCGTCAGGGAAATGATGTTGGAACGCAATATCGCTCAGCAGTTTTCTACCATAATGATGAGCAGAAGGAGTTAGCGGAGCATTATAAGAAAGAACTGGATGCCTCCGGCTATTATCCAGATCCTATTGTAACGGAGATCTCTCCTGCCGTAGAATTCTACGTAGCAGAAGATTATCATCAGAATTATTTCAATGATAATAGTTCGCAGCCTTATTGCAACTTTGTTGTTCGCCCCAAGGTGGAGAAGTTCAAACAGGTATTTGCGGATAAGTTGAAATAA
- a CDS encoding adenylate/guanylate cyclase domain-containing protein, whose amino-acid sequence MYNTPSKVLVFFLRNYVVWTLAGFIFNFFRFFGIPENFTTVNFEEFIPLWTNFLLGFMAAFFYTGIELLFESQKLKRWSFRTHMIGKFVLSFFAVKFMMLIAYYTLTFYHGTISLNEMGIVEFLWSKMYWVVLLFFLLTAGLISFIRQVDQKFGPGIIWNMLRGKYHKPREEERIFMFIDLKSSTTIAEELGNIRYSKFIQDCFYDLNDIFPKYDARVYQYVGDEAVLTWHPQKGLEKHRCIECFEAFRERLEEKRDYYISTYGHAPKFKAGAHAGTIVITEVGIVKKELAYHGDVINTTARIQSMCNTFDQQLLISQELLDKLLEKEKLQYAFQSKLQLKGKHEETAIYSVS is encoded by the coding sequence ATGTATAACACGCCATCCAAAGTCCTCGTCTTTTTTCTAAGAAATTATGTAGTCTGGACACTCGCCGGCTTTATCTTCAATTTCTTTCGCTTTTTTGGGATACCGGAAAACTTTACTACTGTAAATTTTGAAGAATTTATTCCTCTGTGGACCAACTTCCTCCTGGGTTTTATGGCAGCTTTCTTTTATACAGGGATCGAATTGCTGTTTGAATCACAAAAACTGAAACGATGGAGTTTTAGAACTCATATGATTGGCAAGTTTGTGCTGTCTTTCTTTGCCGTCAAGTTCATGATGTTGATCGCCTACTATACCCTCACTTTTTATCATGGAACAATCTCATTAAATGAAATGGGGATCGTCGAGTTTCTTTGGAGTAAAATGTATTGGGTAGTACTGCTCTTCTTCCTCCTGACTGCAGGATTGATTAGTTTCATTCGCCAAGTGGATCAAAAATTTGGGCCGGGTATCATATGGAATATGCTGAGAGGGAAATACCATAAACCTCGCGAAGAGGAACGTATCTTTATGTTTATCGATTTGAAATCCTCTACTACCATAGCCGAAGAGTTGGGTAACATCCGCTACAGCAAATTCATACAGGACTGTTTTTATGACCTCAATGATATTTTCCCAAAATATGATGCGAGAGTATACCAATATGTAGGGGATGAAGCTGTACTGACCTGGCATCCTCAAAAAGGCCTGGAGAAACATAGATGTATAGAATGCTTTGAGGCTTTCAGGGAACGCCTGGAAGAAAAGAGGGACTATTATATCTCAACCTACGGTCATGCCCCAAAATTTAAAGCTGGTGCCCATGCAGGGACTATCGTAATTACAGAAGTTGGAATTGTTAAAAAAGAACTCGCCTATCACGGAGATGTGATCAATACAACCGCACGTATTCAGTCCATGTGCAATACCTTTGATCAACAGCTACTCATTTCTCAGGAATTGCTGGATAAACTCCTGGAAAAGGAAAAGCTGCAATATGCTTTTCAAAGCAAACTCCAATTGAAGGGAAAGCATGAAGAGACAGCTATTTATTCGGTTTCTTAA
- a CDS encoding DUF4856 domain-containing protein: MNIKPIFYTLFIFIISLGMIGCEEEPLEPNINEPATYTFSRDGQSTVSFDGQTTRIQMATELINALKDFNNSTAAGMLEMYRNETESGGDANPFANADLNASTKSIKSKVAASADYFSANTATAALIKADFESWINSQASEVFPAENTLATAGQAGQIADGSDARFVSAQGLEYNQAVNKSLIGALMVDQMLNNYLSPAVLDVADNIANNDNGVVEEGKSYTTMEHKWDEAYGYLYGTSADLADPNATIGNDDAFLNKYIGRVEGDSDFAGIAADIYNAFKKGRAALVAGEYEIRDEQAAIIQEKVSTIIGVRAVYYLQQGKTAIEQSNFGTAFHDLSEGYGFIYSLQFTREPNSNSPYLTKSEVDSILADLFGDGANGLWDLSPSTLDQLSETIADKFDFTVAQAAN, from the coding sequence ATGAACATCAAACCCATATTTTACACGCTATTTATTTTCATCATTTCTCTCGGGATGATTGGCTGTGAGGAGGAGCCTCTTGAGCCGAACATCAACGAGCCTGCTACCTATACTTTCAGTAGGGATGGGCAATCTACTGTTTCCTTTGACGGTCAAACGACTCGTATTCAGATGGCCACAGAATTGATCAATGCCCTCAAGGATTTCAACAATTCAACTGCCGCTGGTATGTTGGAAATGTATAGAAATGAAACCGAGTCCGGTGGAGATGCCAATCCTTTTGCAAATGCTGACCTCAATGCTTCTACCAAAAGTATAAAATCCAAAGTAGCTGCTTCTGCTGACTATTTTTCTGCCAATACAGCAACAGCAGCTCTGATTAAAGCCGACTTCGAAAGCTGGATCAATAGTCAGGCAAGTGAAGTCTTCCCTGCAGAAAACACCCTGGCTACTGCTGGTCAAGCCGGACAAATTGCCGATGGTTCAGATGCACGCTTTGTCAGCGCACAAGGATTAGAATACAACCAGGCTGTAAATAAATCCCTGATCGGTGCACTTATGGTCGATCAAATGCTCAACAATTATCTGAGTCCTGCTGTATTGGATGTAGCTGATAATATTGCAAATAATGATAATGGAGTAGTGGAAGAAGGAAAAAGCTATACGACAATGGAGCATAAATGGGATGAAGCCTACGGCTACCTTTATGGTACTTCTGCAGATCTTGCAGATCCCAATGCGACAATCGGAAATGACGATGCTTTCCTCAATAAATATATTGGTAGAGTAGAAGGAGATTCAGACTTTGCTGGAATAGCTGCTGATATCTACAATGCTTTTAAGAAAGGAAGAGCTGCATTGGTTGCCGGGGAATATGAAATCAGAGATGAACAAGCAGCCATTATCCAGGAGAAAGTATCTACCATAATAGGAGTTCGTGCGGTTTACTATCTGCAGCAGGGAAAGACAGCCATTGAGCAATCAAACTTTGGGACCGCTTTCCATGATCTTTCTGAAGGGTATGGATTTATCTACAGCCTTCAATTTACCCGAGAGCCCAATTCCAATAGTCCTTATCTAACAAAATCTGAAGTGGATAGTATCCTGGCCGATTTATTTGGAGATGGAGCAAATGGACTTTGGGACCTTAGTCCGTCAACCCTCGACCAGCTTTCTGAAACGATTGCGGATAAATTTGATTTTACAGTAGCTCAAGCTGCTAACTGA
- a CDS encoding imelysin family protein has translation MKKLFSVLLLFILLACEGEGPTGPNPPDSTAFDRKAMLTNWADNIIIPGYTAFAEKTAELKNAVELFTNDANLRSFYTLQSAWEEAYKLWQRVSMFNIGKADELRYRDNMNIYPTNVVEIEENIALGGYNLALPSQNDRQGFPALDYLLYGLADTDIGILDFYTNNAQAANYKQYILDLVNRMDMLTQQVLEDWTNEGYRESFINNDGNSSTASVDLLVNDFVFYYEKHLRAGKVGIPAGVFSGNPLSTHVEAFYNKNLSKELLQIALTAVQNFFNGKYINQTSVEGESLKSYLDFLNTMKGSEDLSLLINTQFNISRDRIQDLSDDFVAQVETDNIAMLSAYDQLQLNVVLLKVDMLQALNINVDYVDADGD, from the coding sequence ATGAAAAAGCTTTTTTCCGTATTACTACTCTTTATCCTGCTGGCCTGCGAAGGAGAAGGCCCTACAGGTCCCAATCCCCCGGATAGCACTGCTTTCGATAGAAAAGCTATGCTCACAAATTGGGCGGATAATATCATCATACCGGGCTATACGGCATTTGCAGAAAAAACTGCTGAACTGAAAAATGCAGTCGAATTATTCACCAATGATGCGAATCTCAGGAGCTTCTATACCCTCCAATCCGCCTGGGAAGAAGCCTACAAGCTTTGGCAAAGAGTTTCCATGTTCAATATTGGGAAAGCGGATGAACTGCGCTATCGCGACAATATGAACATATATCCCACCAATGTTGTGGAGATAGAAGAAAACATCGCGCTGGGAGGATATAATCTGGCGCTTCCTTCACAAAACGATAGGCAAGGGTTTCCAGCTTTAGACTACCTGCTTTATGGATTGGCGGATACCGATATAGGCATTTTGGATTTTTACACCAATAATGCTCAGGCTGCCAATTACAAGCAGTATATCCTGGATCTCGTAAATCGCATGGATATGCTCACTCAGCAAGTCCTGGAGGATTGGACAAATGAAGGTTATAGGGAAAGTTTCATCAACAATGACGGTAATTCATCCACTGCTTCAGTAGATCTCTTGGTTAATGATTTTGTTTTCTACTATGAAAAACATTTGAGAGCCGGGAAGGTGGGAATTCCAGCAGGGGTATTTTCTGGAAATCCTTTGAGTACTCATGTTGAGGCTTTTTATAATAAAAACCTGAGCAAAGAATTATTACAAATTGCTTTAACTGCTGTTCAGAATTTTTTTAACGGAAAGTATATCAATCAGACATCTGTTGAAGGGGAAAGTTTGAAGAGCTATCTGGATTTTCTCAATACCATGAAAGGGAGTGAGGATTTAAGTCTGCTAATCAATACCCAATTCAATATAAGCAGAGACAGAATACAAGATTTAAGCGATGATTTTGTTGCACAAGTCGAAACCGATAACATTGCCATGCTCTCCGCTTACGATCAGCTCCAATTGAATGTTGTTCTGCTAAAAGTGGATATGCTTCAGGCCCTCAATATCAATGTTGATTATGTTGATGCTGATGGGGATTGA
- a CDS encoding HTTM domain-containing protein: MKNNPLTSIFSNHTEAAPLAVFRMFFGILMLGSIIRFWANGWIEKLYIKPGFSFSYYGFEWAKPLGDLTYLLFLICAISAIGVALGYKYRVSILTFFLSFTYIELMDKTTYLNHYYFISILSFLMIFLPAHAYFSVDAWRKESLRFEYVPRWSIDSIKLLLAIVYFYAGLAKLNSDWLFSAMPLSIWLPAKYSLPILGDLFQQSWTHYAFSWAGAIYDLFIPFLLLYKPTRIFAFVLVVIFHVLTRVLFPIGMFPFIMISSAMIFFDAKLHIRILQKGLNLFSQQKSATILGKFNNKKTYQIAHPLYKKLSFALLLSFFTIQLLFPFRYLLYPGELFWTEEGYRFSWRVMLMEKAGYANFKVVDPESGKRFYVDNSQFLTSFQEKQMATQADFILEYAHYLEKHYQDQGIKDPEIYVESYVALNGRRSQPYIDPLVDLTQIKDSFRHKDWILNFTDEIKGL; this comes from the coding sequence ATGAAAAATAATCCTCTGACATCCATTTTTTCCAATCATACGGAAGCTGCTCCTTTGGCAGTCTTCCGTATGTTTTTTGGAATTTTGATGTTGGGAAGTATCATCCGTTTTTGGGCAAATGGCTGGATCGAGAAACTATACATTAAGCCAGGCTTTTCTTTCTCTTATTATGGATTTGAATGGGCAAAACCTTTAGGAGACTTGACCTATTTGCTCTTTTTGATTTGTGCAATTTCTGCCATAGGAGTTGCTCTGGGCTATAAATACCGTGTTTCGATCCTCACTTTCTTCCTGAGCTTTACCTACATCGAGCTCATGGATAAGACCACATATCTCAACCACTACTACTTCATCAGCATCCTGAGTTTTCTGATGATTTTTTTACCCGCTCATGCTTATTTCTCAGTAGATGCCTGGCGAAAGGAAAGTCTGCGCTTTGAGTATGTGCCTCGATGGAGCATTGATAGCATCAAACTGCTCTTGGCCATTGTTTACTTCTATGCAGGTTTGGCTAAGCTCAATTCTGATTGGCTCTTTTCGGCTATGCCTTTGAGCATTTGGTTACCAGCCAAATATAGTTTACCCATACTCGGCGATCTCTTTCAGCAAAGCTGGACGCATTATGCCTTTAGTTGGGCGGGGGCGATTTATGACCTCTTCATTCCTTTCCTCCTCCTGTATAAACCGACTCGCATATTCGCTTTTGTATTGGTGGTCATTTTTCATGTATTGACGAGGGTGCTTTTTCCCATAGGAATGTTCCCCTTTATCATGATCTCCAGTGCCATGATATTTTTTGATGCAAAGCTTCATATAAGGATTTTGCAGAAAGGCTTGAATCTTTTCAGCCAGCAAAAAAGCGCTACGATCCTTGGGAAGTTTAACAATAAGAAAACCTATCAGATAGCACATCCTCTATACAAAAAACTTAGCTTTGCCCTCCTTTTGAGCTTCTTTACAATTCAGCTTTTATTTCCTTTTCGATATCTACTGTATCCAGGGGAATTATTCTGGACAGAAGAAGGATATCGTTTTTCCTGGCGGGTGATGTTGATGGAAAAAGCCGGATATGCAAACTTCAAAGTAGTAGATCCGGAAAGTGGAAAACGCTTTTATGTGGACAATTCTCAGTTCCTCACAAGCTTTCAGGAAAAGCAAATGGCAACACAAGCGGATTTCATATTAGAATACGCACATTACCTCGAAAAACACTATCAGGATCAGGGAATCAAAGATCCTGAGATATATGTCGAAAGCTATGTCGCACTCAATGGACGCAGGAGTCAACCTTATATCGATCCATTAGTAGACTTGACCCAAATAAAAGATTCCTTTCGACACAAAGACTGGATTTTAAACTTTACAGATGAGATTAAAGGCTTATAG
- a CDS encoding TonB-dependent receptor, giving the protein MRLKAYSFILILFLGYGSLMAQMSLSGLVRDSLSQNPLTEVEVYLSKLDKRTKTNQEGKFSFEDLAAGSYEVLFFSPSYELRKEQVVLKDQAVFLEINLREITYQMSEVVIAQRREELFALKRLKEVEGTAIYAGKKTEVVLLEQLTANISGNNPRQIYSQVAGLNIYENNDAGLQLNIGGRGLDPNRSANFNTRQNGYDISADVLGYPESYYTPPAEALSEIQVIRGAASLQYGTQFGGLINFKFKQPVEDKKIEWVSRQSTGSNNLFTSFNSVSGTLGKFSYYTYFNYKRGDGFRPNSDFESKNFYTDLHYQLSDKTLLDAEFTYLSYLAQQPGGLTDAQFYNDPTFSNRERNWFSIDWRLLSLRLIHEFSEKAELSVNWFGLDASRKAVGFRTNRVSQTDDPEAPRDLIIGDFNNWGLETRFLKRYDLGKRKGIFLLGQKYYTSDNLAMQGPGSAAANADFQLYSNDFSSYPNQSDFRFPNRNIALFGENIFYLSDNFTLTPGFRFENIKTESEGTFKKINFDLAGNPIQDTTFEDNRVLNRTFILLGIGASYKPNSAFEAYANFSQNYRSVTFSDIRIVNPSFQIDPNISDEKGFTADFGIRGRLKNFLSYDIGGFGLLYNDRLGEVLRAETRLDANGQLRETGRVIRFRGNIGSAFLFGLESLIDWNIRKTFFKYQENYRLGIFFNTSLTHSNYFQSEIPGVEGNEVEFIPFLNFKSGLKFGYKNLLGTLQYSYLSEQFTDASNAPQNVQDNQSGIQGAIPAYSILDLSLSYKFRMFQIEAGANNLLNQWYFTRRATGYPGPGIIPSAPRTWYIALQVKLEKK; this is encoded by the coding sequence ATGAGATTAAAGGCTTATAGCTTTATACTGATATTATTCCTGGGCTATGGCAGCCTGATGGCGCAGATGAGCCTTAGCGGGCTTGTACGGGATAGTTTGAGCCAAAATCCGCTCACTGAGGTGGAGGTATACTTAAGTAAGCTGGATAAAAGAACGAAGACCAATCAAGAGGGAAAATTCTCTTTTGAAGACTTGGCAGCAGGAAGCTATGAGGTACTTTTCTTTTCGCCCAGTTATGAGCTAAGGAAAGAGCAAGTTGTGCTGAAAGATCAGGCTGTGTTTTTGGAAATCAATCTGAGGGAAATCACCTATCAGATGTCTGAAGTAGTCATCGCACAAAGAAGGGAAGAACTCTTTGCCCTGAAGCGACTCAAGGAAGTGGAAGGAACGGCCATCTATGCAGGAAAGAAAACCGAGGTGGTTTTATTGGAGCAGCTCACTGCCAATATCTCGGGCAACAATCCTCGCCAAATCTATAGCCAGGTAGCCGGTTTGAATATCTATGAGAATAATGATGCAGGGCTTCAATTGAATATCGGAGGTCGCGGACTCGATCCCAATCGTTCGGCCAATTTCAATACCCGTCAGAATGGCTATGACATCAGTGCAGATGTGCTGGGTTATCCGGAAAGTTATTACACACCACCTGCAGAAGCCCTGAGTGAAATCCAGGTAATCCGTGGAGCTGCTTCTTTGCAATATGGCACCCAGTTTGGCGGACTTATCAATTTCAAATTCAAGCAGCCAGTGGAGGATAAAAAGATCGAATGGGTCTCTCGCCAAAGTACCGGTTCCAATAATCTCTTCACCTCTTTTAATAGCGTATCCGGTACTCTCGGGAAATTTAGCTATTACACCTATTTCAATTATAAAAGAGGAGATGGCTTTCGGCCAAATTCTGACTTCGAATCCAAAAATTTCTATACCGATCTTCATTATCAATTGAGCGATAAAACCCTGCTTGATGCAGAGTTTACCTACCTCAGTTATCTCGCTCAGCAGCCGGGGGGATTGACCGATGCTCAATTCTACAATGATCCGACTTTCAGCAATCGGGAGCGCAACTGGTTTAGCATTGATTGGCGCCTACTTTCTCTTCGACTGATCCATGAATTCTCGGAGAAAGCAGAATTGAGTGTCAACTGGTTTGGACTGGATGCTTCAAGAAAAGCTGTAGGCTTCCGCACCAATAGAGTTTCTCAGACTGATGATCCGGAGGCTCCGCGCGACCTCATAATCGGCGATTTTAATAACTGGGGGCTTGAAACGCGCTTCCTCAAGAGATATGATCTGGGGAAAAGGAAGGGTATTTTCCTTCTAGGTCAAAAGTACTATACTTCAGACAATCTTGCGATGCAGGGGCCTGGAAGCGCTGCAGCAAATGCTGACTTTCAACTCTACTCCAATGATTTCAGTTCCTATCCCAATCAGTCCGATTTCCGTTTCCCCAACCGAAACATAGCCCTCTTCGGAGAAAACATATTTTACCTTTCAGACAACTTCACCCTGACTCCGGGGTTCCGCTTCGAGAACATCAAAACCGAAAGTGAAGGAACTTTCAAAAAGATCAATTTCGATCTGGCTGGAAATCCCATTCAGGATACGACTTTCGAGGACAATCGCGTGCTCAATCGAACTTTCATATTGTTGGGAATTGGAGCCAGTTACAAACCCAATTCCGCTTTCGAAGCTTATGCAAATTTCTCCCAGAATTATCGTTCGGTTACTTTCAGTGATATCCGAATTGTGAATCCTTCTTTTCAGATCGATCCCAATATTTCGGATGAAAAAGGATTTACTGCAGACTTTGGAATCAGAGGTAGGTTAAAGAATTTTCTTTCCTACGATATAGGAGGATTTGGGCTCCTGTATAATGATCGTTTGGGAGAAGTTTTGCGTGCCGAAACTCGCCTCGATGCTAATGGTCAATTAAGAGAAACAGGAAGGGTGATTAGATTCAGGGGAAATATCGGCTCCGCCTTTTTATTTGGCCTGGAGAGCCTGATTGACTGGAACATCCGCAAGACCTTTTTCAAATACCAGGAGAACTATCGCCTCGGCATTTTCTTCAATACCTCCCTCACACACTCCAACTACTTTCAATCTGAAATCCCCGGAGTCGAAGGTAATGAAGTCGAATTCATCCCTTTCCTCAACTTTAAGTCAGGCCTCAAATTTGGCTACAAAAACCTTCTCGGCACCCTTCAATACTCATATCTGTCTGAGCAGTTTACGGATGCCTCCAATGCTCCACAGAACGTACAAGACAATCAAAGCGGCATTCAAGGCGCTATTCCCGCATATAGTATCCTTGACCTAAGTCTTTCTTACAAATTCAGGATGTTTCAGATTGAAGCCGGTGCTAATAATTTGCTGAATCAATGGTATTTCACCAGGAGAGCAACGGGTTATCCGGGACCGGGCATTATTCCTTCTGCTCCACGCACCTGGTATATTGCACTCCAGGTGAAGTTGGAGAAGAAGTAA